A part of Leishmania panamensis strain MHOM/PA/94/PSC-1 chromosome 34 sequence genomic DNA contains:
- a CDS encoding 60S ribosomal protein L23, putative (TriTrypDB/GeneDB-style sysID: LpmP.34.3670), whose protein sequence is MGKDQANVKGCRFRVSVALPVGAVVNCADNTGAKNLYIISVKGYHGRLNRLPSAALGDMVMCSVKKGKPELRKKVLNAVIIRQRKSWRRKDGTVIYFEDNAGVIVNPKGEMKGSGIAGPVAKESADLWPKISTHAPAIV, encoded by the coding sequence ATGGGTAAGGATCAGGCCAACGTCAAgggctgccgcttccgcgTGTCCGTCGCGCTGCCCGTCGGCGCGGTGGTGAACTGCGCGGACAACACTGGTGCCAAAAACCTGTACATCATCTCCGTGAAGGGCTACCACGGTCGTCTTAACCGTCTGCCGTCTGCTGCGCTGGGCGATATGGTGATGTGCTCTGTGAAGAAGGGCAagccggagctgcgcaagaagGTGCTGAATGCCGTAATCATCCGCCAGCGCAAGAGTTGGCGCCGCAAGGACGGTACTGTGATCTACTTCGAGGACAACGCTGGCGTGATCGTGAACCCCAAGGGTGAGATGAAGGGTTCTGGCATTGCCGGCCCTGTGGCGAAGGAGTCTGCGGACCTGTGGCCCAAGATCTCTACGCACGCCCCCGCGATCGTCTAA
- a CDS encoding hypothetical protein (TriTrypDB/GeneDB-style sysID: LpmP.34.3690), giving the protein MLQSPLYRRTASSFKSSNADVVAETTMTIERQVAGLKSRERLRRDQERQLRQLPFLYHRVNDLQDTCERLEQELASAHQRVAVFQQEALALRSLIKFTERPELASAAEGDAAKCVLKEEVRELQRCVQRLEREKELSLCQSEEACKAAEFYKQLCDQLYNESLHAAEASTEDGATLGFESVTTRLPRRHLDGITPAASIAPSTAISIEAQMKQLHGALEFERARSSALEETVSLLQAAITKGAVTDMKCSIPERNSSAGVAVCYREDHTSGSQAGLPHAFADDTRRSATRLKRLVAVLRSENCLLTQRVAEVVARNMHCIKDIAALKLANKHLELCHRQESSRPGLGSLLHLEGAHALSTPLHSPPHTPFTYREP; this is encoded by the coding sequence ATGCTGCAGTCTCCATTGTACCGGCGAACTGCCTCGTCATTCAAGTCTAGTAACGCAGACGTGGTAGCCGAAACAACGATGACAATTGAGCGACAGGTGGCCGGTCTCAAGAGTCGCGAGCGGCTGCGACGAGATCAAgagaggcagctgcggcaactCCCGTTTCTCTACCACCGTGTCAATGATCTTCAGGACACGTGCGAGCGGCTGGAACAGGAGCTCGCGAGCGCGCATCAGCGAGTGGCCGTGTTTCAGCAGGAAGCgcttgcgctgcgcagcctcATCAAGTTCACTGAGCGTCCTGAGCTGGCTTCTGCCGCAGAGGGAGATGCGGCCAAGTGTGTGTTGAAAGAAGAAGTGCGAGAGCTTCAGCGCTGCGTGCAGAGGCTGGAACGCGAGAAAGAACTGTCACTGTGTCAGTCTGAGGAGGcgtgcaaagcagcagagTTTTACAAGCAGCTCTGCGACCAGCTTTACAATGAGTCTCTGCACGCCGCGGAGGCGAGCACAGAGGATGGCGCTACATTGGGCTTCGAATCCGTAACGACACGACTGCCGAGAAGACACCTCGACGGGATCACACCAGCCGCCTCAATTGCCCCGTCGACGGCGATTTCTATTGAAGCACagatgaagcagctgcacggCGCTCTGGAATTTGAACGTGCGCGGTCATCAGCGCTTGAGGAAACGGTGAGTTTACTTCAAGCTGCTATTACGAAGGGCGCTGTCACCGATATGAAGTGCTCTATTCCTGAACGGAACAGTTCAGCAGGAGTGGCAGTGTGTTACAGAGAGGATCACACTAGTGGCAGCCAAGCCGGTCTGCCTCACGCTTTTGCAGATGACACCCGCAGGAGTGCGACCCGGCTAAAGCGACTTGTAGCCGTGCTGCGTAGCGAGAATTGTCTTTTGACGCAAcgggtggcggaggtggtcgCGCGCAACATGCATTGTATCAAGGACATTGCCGCCCTAAAGCTCGCTAACAAGCACCTTGAGCTTTGCCATCGGCAAGAGAGCTCGCGTCCTGGTCTGGGCTCGTTATTGCATCTCGAAGGTGCACATGCGCTctccactccactccactcccctcctcacacgCCATTTACCTACCGTGAGCCCTGa
- a CDS encoding proteasome beta 2 subunit, putative (TriTrypDB/GeneDB-style sysID: LpmP.34.3710), which translates to MPGFNFENVQRNLNLEAEGYSAPRTLKTGTTIVGVVYQDGVVLGADTRATEGSIVADKHCRKIHYMAPNIMCCGAGTSADTEAVTNMVSSHLALHRLETGKQSRVLEALTLLKRHLYRYQGHVSAALVLGGVDVEGPFLATIAPHGSTDRLPFVTMGSGSIAAMAQMEAAYKDNMTCEEAKELVASAIRKGIFNDPYSGTQVDVCVITKDKTEVMIGYDKPNERMYPRQEIVLRPGTTPVLKEEIRQLVDIVEV; encoded by the coding sequence ATGCCCGGATTCAACTTTGAAAATGTTCAGCGTAACCTCAATCTGGAAGCTGAGGGTTATTCTGCACCACGCACGCTGAAGACCGGTACGACTATCGTCGGCGTCGTTTACCAGGACGGCGTCGTGCTCGGCGCTGATACTCGTGCCACTGAGGGCAGTATTGTAGCGGACAAGCACTGCCGTAAGATTCACTATATGGCTCCGAACATCatgtgctgcggtgccggcaCATCGGCGGATACGGAGGCTGTAACGAACATGGTGTCCTCGCACCTGGCTCTGCACCGACTCGAGACGGGCAAACAGTCCCGCGTGCTCGAGGCactgacgctgctgaagcgtcACTTGTACCGTTACCAGGGCCACGTCAGCGCGGCGCTCGTGCTTGGTGGCGTGGATGTGGAGGGTCCGTTCTTAGCCACCATTGCGCCACACGGCAGCACCGATCGTTTACCTTTCGTGACGATGGGTAGCGGCAGCATTGCCGCCATGGCACAGATGGAGGCTGCCTACAAGGACAACATGACGTGCGAGGAGGCCAAGGAACTGGTGGCGTCGGCCATCCGCAAGGGTATCTTTAATGATCCTTATAGCGGTACCCAGGTGGATGTGTGCGTCATCACTAAAGACAAGACGGAGGTCATGATCGGGTACGACAAGCCGAACGAGCGTATGTACCCACGACAGGAAATCGTGCTCAGGCCTGGTACGACGCCGGTACTCAAGGAAGAGATCCGCCAGCTGGTTGATATTGTGGAGGTCTAA
- a CDS encoding hypothetical protein (TriTrypDB/GeneDB-style sysID: LpmP.34.3680) — MSQLWVKRAKAEMTRHSRVLETINRVFPMPFEERRSRVGMTSYATYRWLRYFPVILVPVIVLGTLLETRDNPQEHVFTSMHLWLADHGVFRHDTVKALNPAFEDERRSIEWKANDRKWRFTGMDMPSEREIREFAAINIDRQSRRQS, encoded by the coding sequence ATGTCCCAATTATGGGTGAAGCGCGCGAAGGCGGAGATGACGCGGCACTCGCGGGTGCTGGAGACTATCAACCGCGTATTTCCCATGCCCTTCGAGGAGCGTCGCTCTCGTGTTGGCATGACGAGCTACGCCACGTACCGCTGGCTGCGCTACTTCCCCGTTATTCTGGTGCCCGTCATTGTGCTTGGAACGCTCCTGGAAACGCGTGACAACCCACAGGAACACGTCTTTACGTCGATGCACCTGTGGCTCGCTGACCATGGTGTCTTCCGCCACGACACGGTGAAGGCATTGAACCCAGCCTTCGAGGATGAGCGGCGCTCAATTGAGTGGAAGGCAAATGACCGCAAGTGGCGCTTCACCGGCATGGATATGCCATCTGAGCGAGAAATACGTGAATTTGCCGCCATCAACATTGATCGTCAGTCGAGGCGTCAGTCGTGA
- a CDS encoding hypothetical protein (TriTrypDB/GeneDB-style sysID: LpmP.34.3700), whose translation MGGVRITRCNPTLLDFVTWAIMKGCRLFQRVHITPLGLLATERIPEFDFVAVVPIEATQSVLSIASDPNIALKVSPERHGEPVPFWEDLTRGSFAFVGFLTKVLLTGQPRGVQSYLDVLPFDQAMPIGKVADAAQATKGYKEWTAPLVAQCKVEASDFDVVFRHAYCLFRRHAIPFLSTSDVGSVGHPYFQQSPFAQRGQGELMGMVPVMDLALHSSNPNAMIGYPDGEMLLWLAQQKKAAAQHEKGYFVMQALRDIEKGEMISVNKNAHFSFDEDTFEAWFGYPNASQVAVERAESSVMGRSQTEEKA comes from the coding sequence ATGGGCGGCGTACGCATCACCCGATGCAACCCCACGTTGCTCGACTTCGTTACGTGGGCGATTATGAAAGGGTGCCGTCTCTTTCAGCGTGTCCACATCACACCATTAggcctcctcgccaccgAGCGGATTCCTGAGTTCGACTTTGTCGCCGTCGTTCCTATCGAGGCAACGCAGAGCGTGCTGAGCATCGCCAGCGACCCGAACATCGCCTTGAAGGTGTCTCCCGAACGACATGGTGAGCCTGTGCCGTTCTGGGAGGACCTGACACGCGGCTCCTTCGCGTTCGTGGGATTCCTCACCAAGGTCCTTCTCACTGGTCAGCCACGCGGCGTTCAGAGCTACCTGGATGTGCTGCCATTTGACCAGGCAATGCCGATTGGCAAAGTGGCGGATGCGGCGCAGGCGACGAAAGGCTACAAGGAGTGGACAGCGCCACTCGTGGCGCAGTGTAAGGTGGAGGCAAGCGACTTTGATGTGGTTTTCCGCCACGCCTACTGCCTCTTCCGGCGTCACGCGATTCCGTTCTTGTCGACTAGCGATGTCGGCAGCGTGGGACACCCCTACTTCCAGCAATCCCCATTTGCGCAGCGGGGACAGGGGGAGCTGATGGGCATGGTGCCGGTCATGGACTTGGCGCTGCACTCGTCAAACCCGAACGCCATGATTGGATACCCAGATGGGGAAATGCTGCTGTGGCTCGCGCAACAGaagaaggcagcggcgcagcatgaGAAGGGCTACTTTGTGATGCAGGCACTTCGTGACATCGAAAAGGGCGAGATGATATCGGTCAATAAGAATGCGCACTTCAGCTTCGACGAAGACACTTTCGAAGCATGGTTTGGCTACCCAAACGCGTCTCAGGTTGCCgtggagagggcagagagcTCAGTCATGGGGAGGAGTCAAACGGAAGAGAAAGCGTGA
- a CDS encoding 30S Ribosomal protein S17-like protein (TriTrypDB/GeneDB-style sysID: LpmP.34.3720), whose product MFRQSLLRFPWWNFQTEHRQRCVMMYGGARTKNTHNANHRVYIRKFKRNAFPNRTRHHWAVSMTGVQGQRPRRMPWPYDLTSMIFNQPRQGSDKIGYVVSTSMLKTAVVAANHMVYYPKFNQRVSRTSRFFAHDEDLACVEGDLVHIKQSRKISKYKHYYVFSILEPNIEGRERLKLGLKAVPPPLFGYPVSRRIVKLNLTNTEGTKEKLAAAIQEHVQDAYRFAGPTPNEPRAKLTDSASFDEANKMIAPNASVTAELPPGEEPVFLGDGQPVAEEFSEVEEDRRQKKGEDYWMNLQPSDKYDFKNLKKTP is encoded by the coding sequence ATGTTTCGCCAGTCACTTCTTCGATTCCCATGGTGGAACTTCCAGACGGAACACCGTCAGCGGTGCGTGATGATGTACGGCGGCGCGCGCACcaagaacacacacaacgcaAATCACCGTGTCTACATCCGCAAGTTCAAACGTAATGCTTTCCCAAATCGCACGCGCCATCATTGGGCTGTCTCGATGACCGGTGTGCAGGGGCAGCGTCCACGTCGCATGCCGTGGCCGTACGACCTGACGTCAATGATTTTCAACCAACCTCGCCAAGGCTCTGACAAGATTGGCTACGTAGTCAGTACCAGCATGCTCAAGACGGCTGTTGTGGCAGCGAATCACATGGTCTACTACCCGAAGTTCAACCAGCGTGTGTCACGCACGAGCCGCTTCTTTGCTCACGATGAGGATCTTGCCTGCGTGGAGGGAGATCTGGTGCACATCAAGCAGTCTCGAAAGATCTCCAAGTACAAGCACTACTACGTCTTCAGCATCTTAGAGCCGAACAttgagggaagagagcggcTGAAGCTCGGGCTCAAggcagtgccgccaccgctctTTGGCTACCCAGTTTCGCGCCGTATCGTGAAGTTGAACCTGACCAATACAGAGGGTACAAAAGAGAagctggcagcggcgattCAGGAGCACGTGCAGGATGCCTATCGGTTCGCTGGTCCAACGCCAAACGAACCGCGCGCCAAGCTGACGGACTCTGCTTCCTTCGACGAGGCAAACAAAATGATAGCTCCAAACGCGTCTGTGAcggcggagctgccgccAGGAGAGGAGCCCGTGTTTCTTGGAGACGGGCAACCTGTGGCCGAAGAGTtcagcgaggtggaggaggataGGCGCCAGAAGAAGGGTGAGGATTACTGGATGAATCTGCAGCCGTCTGACAAGTACGACTTCAAAAATCTGAAGAAGACACCGTAG